A window of Curtobacterium sp. TC1 genomic DNA:
GCAAGTCCGAGTTCCTGCAGACCCTCGTCGCGTCGCTCGCGCTCGCGAACCATCCGGACCAGATGACCTTCGTGCTCGTCGACTACAAGGGTGGCGCTGCTTTCAGCGTGGCGTCCGACCTGCCTCACACCGTCGGGCTCGTCACCGACCTCGACCAGCACCTCGTCGAGCGCGCGCTCCGGTCGCTCCGCGCCGAACTCACCCGCCGCGAACACATCCTCGCCGCGTCCGGCGCCAAGGACATCGAGGACCACGAGGCGCACCTGGAACGCGGTGGTCCGGGCGAGGCGATGCCCCGGCTCGTGCTCGTCATCGACGAGTTCGCCGCGATGGTCACCGAGCTGCCCGACTTCGTGCCCGGCCTGATCGGGATAGCGCAGCGCGGTCGGTCCCTCGGCGTGCACCTCATCCTCGCGACGCAGCGCCCCGGCGGCGTGGTCGGGCCGGACATCCGCGCGAACACGAACCTCCGTGTCGCGCTCCGCATGACGGACTCGGGCGAGAGCACCGACGTCATCGACATCGCCGACGCCGCACGCATCCCCAAGAGCGTGCCAGGGCGCGCTTTCGCGCGTCTCGGGCACTCCTCCGTGGTGCCGTTCCAGTCGGCGCGCGTGGGCGGGAAGTGGGCCGGCGACGAGGACCCAGCCACAAGCCTCCCGTTCGTCCGTGTACTCGACTGGCGCGACTTCGCGACCGCACCACCCGCCCGCCCCGTCCGAAGCGACCGCGCGACCGCCGCTACCGACCTATCGGTCCTCGTCGGCGCTATGACCGACGCCCGCGACCGGCTCGGCATCGGCCACCTGCACAGTCCGTGGCTGCCGCCGCTGCCCGAACTACTCCCGCTCGACGACGTCGGCACGACAGCCGTCGGGGCCGGACGGACCCACGCCGCGGTCAACGGAGCGCTCCGCTTCCCCTTCGGCACCGAGGACCTGCCGGACACCCAGGAGCAGCGCGCAGCAGAGATCGACCTCGACCGCTTCAACCACCTGTTCATCGTCGGAGCTCCTGGTTCCGGCCGGTCCCTGGCGCTCCGGACGATCGCCGCGTCCGCCGCGTCCTCCATCCCCTCCACCGACCTGCACCTCTACGCGATCGACTGCGGCAACGGCGCGCTCGCGTCACTGCAGGCGCTGCCGCACTGCGGCGCGGTCGTCCAGCGCACGCAGGTCGAGCGTGCGACGCGGCTCATCGACCGGCTCAGCCGCGAGACCGCCCGTCGGCACGACGTCATCGCCGCCGCGAGTGCCTCGGACATCACCGAGCAGCGGCTCCTCGCCGAGCCGGGCGAACGCCTGCCGCACGTGCTGGTGCTCGTCGACCGGTGGGAGAACTTCACGACGTCGCTCGGCGAGGTCGACGGCGGTGCCCTCACCGACGCGCTGCAGGCGTTGCTGCGTGACGGCGCGGCGGCCGGCATCCACGTCGTCGTTTCCGGCGACCGGACGCTCCTGTCGTCCCGCATGTCGACGCTCACCGACGACAAGATCGTGCTGCGCCTGACCGACCGGCTCGACTACTCGCTCGGTGGCATCAACCACCGCAAGCTCCCGGCGACGATCCCGGCGGGACGCGGCTTCCGGGCGGACTCCGGCATCGAGGTGCAGTTCGCCTCGCTCGGATCAGACGTGTCCGGAGCGGGACAGACCGCCGCCGTCCGAGACCTCGCGTCATCGTTGCGTGCCGGTACCGCCGTGCCGCCGTCTCCGCGACCGATCCGCGTCGACGCCCTGCCGAAGGACCTGGACCTCGACGGGGCACTCGCGCTCGAGTCGGCGCCGTCGCTGTCGCCGATGGTCGCGGTGACCGGGATCGGCGGCGACGACATGGAGCTGCAGATCGTCGACCTGTCGACCGGTGGCGGGACCTTCATCGTCGCGGGCCCGTCGCGGTCCGGGCGGTCGACGATGCTCGCGTCGATGGCGCGGTCGCTGCTCGCAGGCGGGACGGAACTCGTGGTCCTGGCGCCACGCCAGGGTGCAGTCCGCGACCTCGACGGGTTGCCCGGGGTCCGCGCAGTGTTCTCCGGCGACGACGTGACCGCGGAGGACCTGGCCCCCGTCCTCACGGCGTCTGGGAGACCAACGGTCCTCGTCGTCGACGACGGCGAGCTCCTCATCGACTGCACCGCCGCGAAGTGGCTGCGCGAGTGGGGTCGAGCCGCCGCGGACAACCGGCAGGGGCTCCTGCTCGGCGGGAACACCACCGGCCTCGCAGCCGGCTTCGGCGGCTGGCAGGTCGACGCCAAGAAGAACCGTCGCGGTGCCCTGCTCTCCCCGCAGGACACGCTTGCCGGCGACCTCATCGGCGTCCGGATCTCGCGCTCGTCGATCTCCAACCGCATCGAGCCCGGCACCGCCCTCGTCCACCTCGGCACCGGGCTCGCGTCCACGCTGCAGGTGCCGTCGGTCACGGCGAACACGAGGACGGGGAGCGAGGCGTTCGCGGAGCGCTGACGCCCCGACGCTGCGCACAACCTGAGCATCGGGGTCCCCCGGAGAACCTTGCCTTCTTCATGCGACCACGCTAGCCAGCGCCAGACGTCGAGAGTTCGATCTCAGCCTGTCCGATAGCCGATGGCTACCCGAGAATCAGGCCCGTGCTCACTTCGGATCGGCCCGGTGAACGGCTCGATAGACGGTGGCTCGTGCGACGCCGCACAGCTCGGCGAGGTCGCTAGTGGTGTGGGTACCCGCGCGGTGTAGCTCAACCAGATGCTTCTCCTGCGCCTCGTTGAGCTTGGGCTTGCCGCCGCGGAGTTTGCCAGCGGCCTTCGCGATCGCCATGCCCTCGCGGGTGCGGGCCCGGATCAGGTCGGCTTCGAACTCGGCGACCATGCCGAGGACGTTGAAGAGGAGCCGGCCAACTGGGTCCGTGGGGTCGTACACCGATCCCCCGAGATTCAGTGCGACGCCCTTCTTGGTGAGCTCGTCGGCGATGTCGGTCGCGTCACGGAGCGATCGCGCGAGTCGGTCGAGCTTCGTCACGACGAGGGTGTCGCCGGCTCGGACTGCCGCGAGGGCAGATCTGAGACCGGGGCGTTCTCGAGTGGTGCCGGACATTCCGTGGTCGACGTGAACGTCTTGATCCGCGACCCCAAGCGCCTGTAAACCGTCGCGTTGCGCCGCGAGGTCCTGTCCGGAGGTCGAGACGCGGGCGTATCCGATGAGCACGACGGCAACTGTACTGTCAGCCGCACCTTCGCCGGGCAGTTTCGCGGGACAGGCTGTTGAGACTCGGGAACCTAGGCGTTTCCTGGATCCTTGATCCACTCCCCCGCGGTCTCGAACGCGTCCGGTGAGCGACCGGCTGGCGGGCAGCGCAGAAGCCGCCGCAGGGCGAAAGGCAGCTGCTGCCTTTCGCCCTGCGCGTGCTAGCTTCCGTATTCGCGGATGGTGATGTTGGAGAAGGTGGCGGGACCGCCGTCGGAGTACAGCGAGATACCTGTGTCGCCGGCGTCGAAGTTCACCTGGTTGGACAGGACCGTGTAGCCGGCGTTGACGAACACCTCGACGCTTTGCGTGTCGACGAGGATGCGGAGGTGCACGGCGCGGGCGGCCGGATCGATGGGTGCTGCAGCCCGCGTGTAGGGCGCCAACGCGAATCCTGCACGGTCGGACGGCGCGCGGTCGACGTACAGGTCGCTCCCGTACTTACCGATGTTGGTGTGTCGCGCCCCGTCCGTCGAGCGTCCGACGGAAACGCCGACGTTGGTGGCATTGGTCCACGTGACGTCGAGCTCGATCTCGTACGCGCGGCCGTTGTAGGGCAACACCACCGAACCGTTCACGGTCTGGTTCGCGATCGGCACGGTCCGCTTCGCGGTGCCCTTGAGCGCCGCGATCGGTGCACTGAGGAGGGTGTAGCGACCATCGGTCTGCTTCTGCAGCGTGATCTCGCGGACGATCGAGTTCTGGCCGTTGTACCCATCGGACGCGTCGGTGGGCACCTGCCGGTTCGCGTACTTCCAGTTGTTCATCCAGCCGAGGCCGTACCGCTTCGTTGTCGGCGCTTCGTTGGCAGGCCAGGTAACTGCCGCGTACCAGTCCCACCCCCAGTCGAGCCATTGCGGGGTGAGGTTGTCCGCCGTGTACGTGGTGCCGTTCCAGGAGCCGGTCCAGTACGCGTACGTGCAGGGCAGCCCCTCGTTGTAGGCGTCCATGCTGCCGGCGAGGACCCAGTGTTTGGTGCCGTCATCTGCTGTGATCTGGAAGAGGTCGGGGCACTCGATGCCACCGAGGTTGTGGTCCGGGTAGTCGAAGTTGTGCTGCAGCGTCCAGTCGATGAGGTTCTTCGATGTGTAA
This region includes:
- a CDS encoding FtsK/SpoIIIE domain-containing protein, with translation MRVVVTVVDDVTGDSSDVLVDAPGQTPMRSVVDALARRTGGAAMPQDAPDGDVPFARSGLVDGAMLHVGGADRPETERGVVHLLVVGGVDAGRTRRLSPGTFRIGVADDGSPTVGADAADHPGLEARIAFDGSVTVRQAPTDEPVIGSAGSVTIEQDEIGDEWVAWVPDALVRLGSTVLTVRPVEVVDRMLLRPPDSGQLDFNRPPRLLPPYLTTQFRIPKPPVPPQRSAIPWIMVFVPAMFGIVMATVFHSPFYLLFAAMTPIMVVGQTVTARRTGKKSHRKQTAEHRERVSALERAIDAAVLAERDERRSSSSDAGSLRVVATTPGRRLWERRPSDADHLHVRIGIGDLPSTVTVQDDRDLDGLAHEDRITRGVPVTVPLAEVGVLGIAGAGASPRELGRWVLGQLAVTQSPREVQFVVLTAQQHVPQWAWTLWLPHLRPTGGQDALALIGADGETIGRRLAELTQVLAERRAERTKNGSMRARFLPEIVVVLDGARRLRAMPGVVGLLRDGPACGIRLVCIDEEEWQLPEECVATVTHRTETELVLRRQLSAPVELVLADRVEDDWFDDVARAVSPLRDTSGSDGDGLVPDAARLLDVVDLPQPSGAIVAERWQRGAATTSAVVGVGIDGAFALDLVKDGPHGLVAGTTGSGKSEFLQTLVASLALANHPDQMTFVLVDYKGGAAFSVASDLPHTVGLVTDLDQHLVERALRSLRAELTRREHILAASGAKDIEDHEAHLERGGPGEAMPRLVLVIDEFAAMVTELPDFVPGLIGIAQRGRSLGVHLILATQRPGGVVGPDIRANTNLRVALRMTDSGESTDVIDIADAARIPKSVPGRAFARLGHSSVVPFQSARVGGKWAGDEDPATSLPFVRVLDWRDFATAPPARPVRSDRATAATDLSVLVGAMTDARDRLGIGHLHSPWLPPLPELLPLDDVGTTAVGAGRTHAAVNGALRFPFGTEDLPDTQEQRAAEIDLDRFNHLFIVGAPGSGRSLALRTIAASAASSIPSTDLHLYAIDCGNGALASLQALPHCGAVVQRTQVERATRLIDRLSRETARRHDVIAAASASDITEQRLLAEPGERLPHVLVLVDRWENFTTSLGEVDGGALTDALQALLRDGAAAGIHVVVSGDRTLLSSRMSTLTDDKIVLRLTDRLDYSLGGINHRKLPATIPAGRGFRADSGIEVQFASLGSDVSGAGQTAAVRDLASSLRAGTAVPPSPRPIRVDALPKDLDLDGALALESAPSLSPMVAVTGIGGDDMELQIVDLSTGGGTFIVAGPSRSGRSTMLASMARSLLAGGTELVVLAPRQGAVRDLDGLPGVRAVFSGDDVTAEDLAPVLTASGRPTVLVVDDGELLIDCTAAKWLREWGRAAADNRQGLLLGGNTTGLAAGFGGWQVDAKKNRRGALLSPQDTLAGDLIGVRISRSSISNRIEPGTALVHLGTGLASTLQVPSVTANTRTGSEAFAER
- a CDS encoding glycoside hydrolase family 32 protein; translation: MTSEIHRRALFQGAGIGALALFATAAPAEAAQAATAGSASTSATAATSFRAKYHMTPPAGWLSDPQRPVFTRGAYQLYYLHSDVDNGDGGWDHVSTPDGINFTFQGTVIPLQTNLPTWTGCTLIDTNNTAGYGAGAVIALATRPTGGVRKYQEQYLFYSTDGGFTFTARPNPVIVNTDGRVATTDAQISNAEWFRDPKVAWDDARKEWVCVIGRQRYAAFYTSKNLIDWTLQHNFDYPDHNLGGIECPDLFQITADDGTKHWVLAGSMDAYNEGLPCTYAYWTGSWNGTTYTADNLTPQWLDWGWDWYAAVTWPANEAPTTKRYGLGWMNNWKYANRQVPTDASDGYNGQNSIVREITLQKQTDGRYTLLSAPIAALKGTAKRTVPIANQTVNGSVVLPYNGRAYEIELDVTWTNATNVGVSVGRSTDGARHTNIGKYGSDLYVDRAPSDRAGFALAPYTRAAAPIDPAARAVHLRILVDTQSVEVFVNAGYTVLSNQVNFDAGDTGISLYSDGGPATFSNITIREYGS
- a CDS encoding recombinase family protein, with the translated sequence MLIGYARVSTSGQDLAAQRDGLQALGVADQDVHVDHGMSGTTRERPGLRSALAAVRAGDTLVVTKLDRLARSLRDATDIADELTKKGVALNLGGSVYDPTDPVGRLLFNVLGMVAEFEADLIRARTREGMAIAKAAGKLRGGKPKLNEAQEKHLVELHRAGTHTTSDLAELCGVARATVYRAVHRADPK